The Apium graveolens cultivar Ventura chromosome 10, ASM990537v1, whole genome shotgun sequence nucleotide sequence TCTTGAGCAACCATGGTTAAATAATTTGGCAGACCCTTTGGTTGAAACGCCGTCTCCAGCCTTGGTTCACCAAAAAGTGCAAGCTTTATTCAGAATGGACAGGAAAGAATGGGACTTGAAAGTTGTCGATGACATATTTAATACAAGAGATAAGCAACTTATTCTAAACACAGTACTCGAGCAACACCTGGAATCAGATATTTTGTACTAAAAGATGGAAGCCTCTGGACAATACTCGTTGAAGAGTGCATACAAACTCATTCAACAGCAAAAAGGAGCATGGAACATGGCTGACAATGATGGTTTATTTCAAAAAATTTGGAGTATTAAGGCACCACCTAAAGTGTTGCATCTGGTCTGGAGAGCTGCTGCTTCGTGCTTACCAACTAAAGTTCAACTGTAGAGCAAGAATGTGCGAGTTGATAGTTTGTGTCCTGTATGTAATAAGATTGTGGAGTCCAGTTTTCATGTTCTAGTTAAATGCAGGGTAGCAGCAAGATGTTGGCAGATTTTTGACTCGAACTTTGGTGCAGGtaattttaatgaattttcagaatGGTTTCAACGTACCCTTTCAGGTCAATCAAGAACCAGCAGTGCAAAGATTGTTACATTGTGCTGGTCCATTTGGAGAGCCAGGAATGATTTGGTGTGGAATAATAGAAGATGGATGGCTATGAAAATTGTTGCAAAAGGTTGGGAGTATCTTTCACAGTGGACCATTGCTCAGACTTGTGTTGTTGGGACGCCTCTCTATTCTTCAATTCAAGGAGATGGTGCTATTTATTGGCAAAGCCACGCCATAATGAAGTAAAGATCACGACAGATGCAGCAGTTTTTAAAGAACATGGCAGGTCAGGTGTTGGGATGGTAGCTCGAGATCACACTGGTCACCTCATCTTGGCAAGAACTAGTAGTTATCCAGAGATAATGAACCCGAATTTAGCAGATGCTATGGCAGTAAAAGAGGCTTTGAGTTAGGTGAAAGAGATGAAATGGAACAACATTGTGACAGAATCAGATTGCTTGGTCGTGGTGCAGATGAGCAGAAGTAAGACTCTGTTATGATCAAGAGTTGGAAAGATAGTAGATGAGTGCAGAGAGATGATTTGTAGTGGTAACAACGTTAAGTTGTATTTCATTAAGCGGCCTACGAATATGTCGGCTCACGAGCTTGCACGTGTGTCGCATATGTATCGCGATCGAATGTTTGATTGGAGGTCCATTCCAATCAATATTAGAACTTGTATTCTGAACGATTTAAATGAGTTATAAAACTTGCATTCCGTCAAAAAAACCACCCAAGTAAAAAATGAAAAAGTTAATTTTACTTTGAATCCCTTCAATTTTACCATAATGTAGATTGAATCAAGAACTTTAATTATATGCAATATGTATCCCTTAGATTTCTATATCCTTATAATAACCACCAAACACTCGATTTTCTGTTAATTTTCACCGTTAAGTAACGATTGACTAGGATTAAAATAGAGATATTATGTATCAAATATTTAAAAGATATATTAAATACTCAAAAAAACTacaaaataaaaagtaaaaaatatTGTTAAATTTTTTATAGTGCGAGTATATATATACTAATTTTCGTAATATGTGTAACACTATTATAAACATATCAAAAAATattatttgactttaatattttaaatatgaaataattaaatagaaaaattaaaaaacaattattattaatttaaaaaggGCTTAAAATCTAATTAAAACTTGATtcaattaaaaaatatatgtttttaCTTTTTAGTTTGCatttttttgtattatttaaatattttatagcTTTATCACCGATTTACCCCTAATCAACAGTTACTTAACGGTCAAAATTGACAGAATATTGGTTAAGGGGCAGTCATTATAAGGGTATAGATATAATTAAACCCTTTTAACCCAATTTACATTAAGCAGAAATCgaagaaatgcaaagtaaaatTAACTCAAAAAGAAAAGGCCCATTTGACATCAAAAAATAGTATTGCCCACATCTTAAAAAACTTCTGAAGGGCCAACCAAAGTTTTTTCCCCGGCTAAAATAGAAGGCCCAACGGGCGGGATTAACAATGCGAGAAGTAGCAGACTATTCAAACTAGAAAATATATACATAtctatttaaaaaataaattttcgATTTTATGGTAGACAAGAATATTTGAAGTGGACAAGATTATATATTCAAAGTAGACCATTTCTCATCAATATTATGTTTGACGTATTTGACGGGAGTACGACTCAAATtaatttttatctaaattgtaACATTAATTCCtatcaaaatttataaaaaatcatGAAATAGGAAAGATTTTCATCTGTAAAAAGCTGAAAGCGAGTGAACAAATTAGAGTTAGTGGTTTATAAATATCATGCAAGAACTGAAATTCATGTAGAAATTCCATATtctcatttaaaaaaaataatgtaTTCAAGTAAAATTCACATGTATATTTTATAAAGAAGAATAGTTCATATTTTTAAggaaaattataattatttataaacaATATTTATAAAGAAAAGGGGTTCAGgtcatttttttttataaattataagttTAAAAATGTGTGCATAATCAAAGGCGAGCAGTTTGGATTCATAAAAAATGTATTAATGTTTAATAAGGATGAGATGCGAGATGTGTGTAGCATTCTATTCTAACTAGAAAACACaatcatatttttataaaattaggtTTTCGATTTTACAATAGACAAGTACATTACAAGTGGACAACGTTATATATTCGAAGCTGGCAACTTTTTATCAGTATTGTGTTTAATGGGAGGACGACTTAAATTTATTTTTAcctaaattataatattaatccatatcaaaatttataaaagaaatcatGAGACTCGGAAGATCTTGAGCTGTGAAAAGTTGAAAGCGAAGAATATATTAGAGTTAGTGGCCTACAATATCATTCATGACGTGAAATTCATACAAGACCTGGATCACTCTTTTCTTAAAATTCTCGTATTTAAGTAAAATTTACATGCATCCTACTTTATGATGGATAAAATTTCGGatttataagtaaaattatcaaTACTTATAAATAAGAGGGCTTCAGGATACTTTTTAACAAATTATAAATCTAAAAGTACATGTATAATCAAAGGAGGGTAGTTTTTTTTAAAGAAATATAGTATTATTTAACAAGGATGAGATGAGAGAGGTAAGGAGGCATCCAATTAGAACTAGAAAAAACCTTCAAATTTATATGAAACTAGGTTTTCAATTTTACACTTGACAAGAATATTCAAAGTAGAAGGCTATATATTCGAAGTAGACAAATTTTGATTTGTATTGTCTTTGATGGGAGGGCGTCTCAAATtaatttttatctaaattgtaattttaattcatatcagaatttgtaAGAAAATTATGATATATGTAAGATCTAGATCTATTAAAAGCTGAAGTCGGGTGAATATATTAGAGTTAGTGGCTTACAAATACTATATACGAGGTCAATATCATATACAAGTTCTCGATCGCTCTTTTTATAAAATTCATGTATTCTAGTAAAATTCACATGTATCGTAATTTATTAAGAAAAATAGTTTAGATTTTAAAGAAAATGTAtcatctatactatattataatagacgaaatattaaaagtttggtagtcagtcggtcggtacttgctgaaattacctaattacccttacttaattattctaattctaattattgattcgatcaattttaattctaattgatattgaagtcaacttcttctattactttaccaatttcaattctattttatatagaactctatatcactataatttatattaaattcaagtTCTTAATTCATATCGAATTCTAAAtcattctaatttgttacttcgggctaagctaaatttaaacaaactaaatataattcttAAGATTTGGTTGATATAAAATGTGACTCGggctaagataaaataataatactatcaatcctcctaaaaaaattatactaatgaacttggataaacaaaataatatattttatttatccatgataaaaaatatattatacaattgattcagactaacacaaaactaaaataaaaatacaattcgtccaataaaaaaacatatataataattattcagtctaaaacaaaattatcttattgatccggaattaaaaaaactaaaaataattagtttaatTTGGTTAGTGTATTGGGCatcaggctaaaataaaataatatttttattccctaacaatacaacaagaattacataagggggttgaatgtaattctggctactttttcaaaattaaagaatgttctaacttgataaatataacagtgtttgattaacAATGGTATGGAATAAAAGAGTGATAGGaatcaaaatactaagtaataaaaatacaagcttttaaaactttctggtgggtTTGAAAGTATtcactagatatatatatatatatatatatatatatatatatatatatatatatatcaagttgAGAATTATGTGAAGTTTtaaatagctcacagctgcttacaagtttgaacaactaaactacagaaAAATACTTatagaatacagcttgatatgtttctctgaaaaataagcttgcttagttaattgtactacttgctacacttggtttatatatcaccaagtttacatgacaataagacaagataataaaacaaaacatatctagtctaactccatgctacttcattactctattccagcatctttgaatatcttcacaattacatggaaatggtaatgcttctttgttctcaaattccttcttaacaggctgccacattcgttttgcaaacacccaacgcatgtgactgtgttgtcactgtcaacagctatttgaatttgatcatccgtcgggagctttgttgatcatccatcgggagtcttgtagatcatccgtcgggagtctatttTCCACTTGACtatatttcacttatacagaattacaagacatctcatatttacaattaatcaacctattctgcatatcaatctagtagtcaacatgacttacagaacccttgtaatatccgggatatatcgtgtaattatttttgctaataaataattaataaatgtgttcagtatatattctgtgaattaattgttaagtgttaaatgtgtttggatgtttaaaaatattaataattgagtattttaatttttatatgtccaaaataaaatatagataattgtcatatcttcctaattatttttatgttgatttatggatttataaggatcatataaaatttctaaaatcttttttcgagtatttaaaatctattttataaaaacgggaaccaaccgacgtcatccgttgttacgtttttggaacccgaaactcttccgagaactccttcctaacctaattataatattccgagcatattccatgtttcgactttttcgatccgacgtacggtttgtcctgcgcgggtcccggcgcaacattttcgatacaatattcgtttcggtaaatcaataaaactcgtattttcgataaacgggagctttttattaaactatcccaattatcacctcgtagtacgtgtaaccaggcgctgagaccaagaccgcagtacaaattgtactcgTTTGGATAACTGtctcgaaaaccgataccgtttggatcagattttataaataaatgtaccgttttatattcggaatgatccaacgggatacaaattttccgtaattataaatagcctttaccgtattttatttcgtatcaaaaatcatttgcagtcagtaattatataaattttcagagaaaattcatatattcataaacctttctgagaatcaaaccaacaatcggaggtgttaccggagtccgtttggaaagctcgagtactcaatccaaaggtcttgaggtgttctatcagattatgtgtttcaaatcactgcagaaatcaaggtttattttctgaaaaattatttattttcgaattaattttattaaaaatatgattttttgttcggatgattgttcgtatgatttgatgcttgcatgttgtagagcttgttttcctgatgattttcatatgtcatacgtctgatttggagttcaataacatgctcacaagtgggtttaattctcgaattttaaaattagggtttataacccgtatgaatgttttcaattggaatttggggctttttgatttaggggttattagctgttgatttatagtggattatgttccttatgaaatttgcaatcgattggtatatagctcgttaacagaggatgtttgaatcgaagggagttgtgttttgaaaatttccgaagttcgccggaaaccggcgatgttcttggccaatttccggccaagtctggggttatttgaatgatttgattgcatgaataagttcctggttttctgtagatgtgatctggagcttgtggtgaggtgagggtgccggaatcgtgttctccggccaccactgtattttccggcgacgggagttgtaaaattgcagtttagtaccttatcttttggggaagaaacagttaggtccctgaggtttccagaacttgcaaattttggattcatgttttaaaaatatttaaaaatcatatttcctatttattttaattataaaaattcgattttaatttctgaaaattccaaaaattattattttaattccgaaaattatttttaattcaaaaataaatctgaattaattagttaattaatttcagttaatttttaattgattaattggtcaattaattcgaaaattgattgattaattgatttaattaattattaattgattttaattaattatttaattagatttaattatttaaaaatgatttaaaatttccgaaaaatagtttcgagctttaaaatattattttaaattgttttcaaggctcgataattattatgaaattgttttgaaaccagaattggccaactgaaccctatttattacttcgaaattgattcaacgatctgttttaattctgaaaaatgttttaaaaatcattttgaatatctgaaagcctatttatgaccccaagacttctttataatgatatatcattgattatgtgacatgttatgtgttatatgtgacttgttggttaactgtcggtctatatattcgatgtttacttgtttattgcataacttttaatccgttaatcggatttgggtgaaacgaagggtagatagaagtatgtgtcgaatagaatcgtatgagttaaatattgatagatgcttatgatatgtgagtagaagaggcaaggcgtaggaaagggaaacagatagtcaaggagtgagacagtggtgattgagagcaagtgcagtgtattaagctagtaccaggcaagtgttctgaactttctcgagatattgtagtgattgatattcctgttttatattgcaagtgctttgaagcactgaaccctaaaccttgattccagttattgatcttgagccgtaaaacTGATTCTTTCCAGACTATTGATTATTGTGTACCCAAATAcaaacctcaaatatacgatactactccacaaatacatacaaactaagtattaaacactgaaccaaattgcttacacattcaaaccattgtatcttatgttttgaaagaccaaatccttggaaccctgaaatgttgattcctttgttatccaattctttcattacctaacagccaagctttggaaatgccatattgatctttatacaaattgaaaccattttcatttattgaacgtccaatgttgttaataatcctgtttattgtttattactgcttattctgttattatggtagaattggattgtttttataaaattgtggaccagattcatggtcagaccatataatggtcaagttaggccaatgtgtgccttggatccagtagttagagcagtgttgtgtgctttgctcggggttagtgcgtgactgatcagcagcctaaccttggtttttaaaatgaaaatataatatccaattctaaatcataatccattgttcacttgatatcataatcatatttccctaatgatcattattctcaattttgtcattgtgacttgctgagctagttagctcatttatgcgatgttgtttatgttcttttccagttaagaaggaaccggttggtaccgaggatccccagtccagcgcgagagctaggggttcaggttgatcgagttgagctagtaggcttcttttggaataatttaagtttgtaaaaagaTTGTAATAATGTTCtgagttggatagttgggatttgaacggtttgtaatataagtaagtgtggttggcttgtgtgcatactttaacctgttgtgatccgtggtagttgataagtagggtcactgcatattattattatctttattattattataagcaagttataaataaggtgtatgtgtgtggaccccaaacttctgacccggatttggagggcgccacaaccctaagcaatctacttgactaatacatgttatttgcagaaatgtgctacagttcttatttgttacataagctactcattcgatggatgtcaatttgtcatccgtcgagactatatttgatcatccgtcgagtgctacaaaatttactaagttaaatctactaaggtgtcttgtttaacttatcatcaagttcacaacatattcctaacaatctctcccaatttatgtctactggaattgtagccataaattaagagaaacttgatgataacaaaacaccctaaaaatacagattaaaaaggtagtagataaaactgataagtgctacaggatttattgaaaattgaacaaagcaaagtgtacaaagagttctcacaattattatcaaggtgatcctctagtctgagcagataattctatttccttgattgtctgaatttcttcccaagcttcatgttgttttcctctatttgattctaaaattgtctgtggaattcaagttcatcagcttcaaaTATATCCATCATTTCTttcatttccaatagagtctcattgctagagatactcaattggtcatccagtcggaagaatcttttaactcccttatcatccttGAATTgtatcagccaataaggcctcaaatgcactctcttccCAGTGAAAGAAATTGAAAGAGTTTTTGGAAGTGAATATTTGGATTTATTACTCCTTaactcttcaatcttcttagaaaccaatctccttgcagtcacattaaaaccaaagttctttttgaaagatgagtagaccTTTATCAATACAGATTGGATTTCTTCTAGaatcctgtgaaggggccatgtgatttctttccctgccttgtacttaaaaaccaatctttcaggaagatgtctgtgagcatcaattcctcttacttcttccagttcatccaagtagaggtttaaatctgaaaactccttgatatcacagatataTAAGAGATCTTCCTTATTGACTGTAGATTTAGGTTTGCTTAAGGTCTTGGTTCTGAGAGTAACAGGCTTCCTtttcttggttgctcttatctttgtcatctttggcttgttgaagatagcTAAGTTGAATTCAGGAATTGGCATACTTTCCCAATCTaatggctcatccttgggaataatagactcaccatgaaaattcttagttggatccaccttgaattcttcatgtaccactgagggcttggatatCTGAATTGtagttgtagactgtttgggaatgttGTAACACCCTTGGTGTCACTAAATAatccttacatagaataaagaaataaataaataaccccttgaatccggatttAGGGTGTTACaaatgtagtcttccatttcctcatcactaaagtccaattttctcttagaatgaagcttgtatctgaattttcttttctgtggATGTTCATTTTGTATTTGTTGATTCTGAGCTTCAGTTATCACATGTGGTTTTTCAAAAATCTCAGTTATAGATTTGatagcttgaagtttggccaagatagcagcttgctccttcttttgtttgagcttcttagcatccagagcagcctgcttcttttcttgcttgatcctttgtttttcttcctttttagcttctacaaacagagggtgtccagccaccacaaagatctcttttccattcctgtagatcttggcaattctcttcttttgaactgaatcagatggatctttgtaaaatgcaattgacctttccagcagcttcttttcatctggcctaggtgtctcaaacaaaAGATCCACAGGGTTTTTGTCTGAGagctttgagtagtttcttttaggcttcaaaatcagattagcttttggagatttgatgcatgaagtttggccttttcCCAAGTTGCCTAGACTCACTTCATTCACTGAGATATGTTTAACTTCAGaatggtgatgaaaagtcttgtctggcttctgtagctgaccaaatttcttctgaatatcagcatcaattttcttccatttttcatctagttccttctcagctgctgctacatcaatctttggAAGTTcgtcatttgattccagttttgatgctgctagattgatgagatcaataatatccatagctggtggcttagtaaaagcaattgctggcacaattactttgctgacttgaatgttgagctgtttttccccctcacttgatgaacctttctccctctttttgttagcatcaagttgttgaaaagaagggagttgtgcagccaccaactgttggagcagagcagtctgagtttcctGATTAGCAAGTATTTtagccattgacttctctacatcaTATAacctagagtccatggcctcaacctttctatttaaatcagcttcttttctaaatttctgagctatctcagtcatggtggttccagaaagtctagcatccaaccttgctacgAAATCATGTTTAACCTCAGAAACCTCTTGCTttatttcatccacactttgactgtgttggagagctttAATCTTGTGCATctgtagagcttcaagatgtgctgtaagTAACCTTTTTATGTTGGcacttgtggatgcttgaatggttgtttgggtgtcatgaatgagcttgaataatatggattggagatgtgagtatgaACACTTTTTGGTTATCATCCAGGAAGGAatgtctgcatctccccctatacTCATGTTGTCTTCGTCATCATCCCCgccatcatccccaaaagagtcttcagccagttcaaaatcactgccaattGTAGATGGCatggcagtgattgcatcctttgtcctttgtagagaagcagttgtatgcactaGGTTCAGCATCCTCTCAGTATCCTAATTGCTCtgtccagctagagtttgataggctggaataggatgagtaaatgcctcagcatctagggagatagaatctataacagcttgatattcttgctgtaatagtctcttcctttctgcatcactgacattcattgactcactaacaatggtgtccacccttatcactcctgtacatgcatttctctcattatctctcttttcttgcatcaagggctccccttggcttcccaccctcgccttcaccatctaaggtaggactcccctcactcactttttccagacctgaagaaatggtatgcattggttcactcatttcctcttctttttcctgggagcaacccagcctctcactcaattcactccctgcccttagtcctaagagtgattgtactactactaggtcatctgcacttgtgacaattaTTGGGGATGTGAAGTTGTGTAGAGAATACCGATGGATAAGGAACATCCATCGgaatagtagtttggctagccgacggatgactgctgttaggcacatccatcgggataccatcactactcgacggatgaataatatccgCCGAGATAGgagaaatgaatgagtttggagtggagactattgtagactctggtgcagattgatgaaaatttgggcacagatatctcaatagactcagaaagatttggcaagtaagccaacaaatcagccaacaaatcatctaaaagatgatgctcacatacttggatttttggcttctccaatagagttaaagatggagaatttggaagtgatgtatgaatcatgtctacatccagtgagtgtgtgggtgaatttggtgtttcaggtgcttcaattatcaatgattttggctgtgactccacatttattggagtcacatcaagctgactttgagatggtgcagtgaatgagtctttagctccagtttgcactatgtatattccctgtgcatccccaagggttttggatcTTTTCTTTCTGtcataagtttgtggtgaacttgtgtacctaaccctcttggcctgtgctcttggttgggagcttgtatcaatagtaacatccttttgggaggatgaaactagaattgagctgatttccttgttaacaaccacagtttgttgggaaactatggtgtggctaggcttgggtacactaatctcaccagccttatccttagggtttctttgattttcaccctgtccctcacctaactcaccctccttcacactcccctctttgtgtttggtagtttTTGCAACTGGTTTTTTTGAGAGAAACCATAGGGGgttttcttagctttggattttgatgttgttgttttggtagcttgggtaggcatatgttgggtcattgacacagatgtcatagctacacttgaaggcaaagaaatttgtgaggttggaagagtagagacagtggtgcttacctcacttacctgagggccctccaaGATTGGAAAATAAAATAGGGGCACCTTTTTGTGGTGACTTACTATGTTGAGATATGCAATGACTCacctttcttgaacccaataattcagtttgttggttagGTTCTCAACagcaatattctcaataagatggttagcaagcattaTAAAGAATCtagtgttaggtcccgaattatcgtagaaggggggttgaatacgataatcactaaattaaaaattctttcgaatctttagcggatatagatttagtgctcggttagtggtttcatgttcttgagaggaatagtgtttggaacgataaaaataaggaacacaagatattcggggaaatatatattcgtatataaatcctcgaggggtgttgctacactcctataaataaattaatcggctacaatctaagaacaataaagttcctagctcctacaaagatttacaaatcaaatcatatacaatgatctagcttttgtttatactaggatttaattaccgggtaacgattataatgcccttaagaatatacaagaattagATCGAACActataacgttactccggtgagaagttaaacggatatacaaaaagcttgagcttctctgtaaatcaatgctgccattttcactactctcttgggagagaagatgaacagaaaaatgaatggctctctttctgctgcaaagtgtagactttattCAATAAAATTATGTGGCTGAGGATAGAGAACTCTGTGGCGATCAAGGAGATACAGGGAGTTTACTTCACACTCTATGGCGACTCCAAATAGCTCTGTGGCGACATATTTTATTACCACTAGTACATTTATTTGTACTAAGCCTAACTTAACAAAAGCTGTGGCGACCAGGAGGTAGAAAACTTGTGTGGCGACCAACTAAACACCAAAGCAAACTAACTTGTACTTTGTTATTTCGTTTCCTGTTATTtgt carries:
- the LOC141691641 gene encoding uncharacterized protein LOC141691641, whose translation is MEASGQYSLKSAYKLIQQQKGAWNMADNDGLFQKIWSIKAPPKVLHLVWRAAASCLPTKVQLVAARCWQIFDSNFGAGNFNEFSEWFQRTLSGQSRTSSAKIVTLCWSIWRARNDLVWNNRRWMAMKIVAKGWEYLSQWTIAQTCVVGTPLYSSIQGDGAIYWQSHAIMK